A window of Aromatoleum bremense genomic DNA:
ATCGGCGTGGTCTACGATGGGCCGATGCTCGAATCGATGAGCTTCGTGCTGTCGTTCGTCATCGTCACCTCGCTCTTCGTGCTGTTCTCCGACCTCGTGCCGAAGCGCCTCGGCATGACTTCGCCGGAGCGCGTCGCGATCGCGGTCGTCGCGCCGATGCGTTTCTGCGTGCTCGCGTTCGCACCGCTGGTGTGGCTCTTCGACGGCCTCGCGAATGCGCTGTTTCGTTTGTTCAAGCTGCCGAACGTGCGCACCGAGAACATCACCTCCGCCGAGATCGTCGCGATGGTCGACGTCGGTGCGCAGACCGGGGCGCTGCTCAAGCAGGAGCGCCAGCTGATCGTGAACGTCTTCGAGCTCGATTCGCGCACCGTGCCGTCGGCGATGACGAACCGTGAAAGCATCGTCTATTTCACGCTCAACGAGACCGAGGACAGCATCCGCGGCAAGCTCGTCGCGCAGACGCATGCGAAGTTCCCGGTGTGCGAGAGCACGATCGACACGGTGGTCGGCTACGTCGACTCGAAGGATATTTTCGCCCGCATCCTGTCCGGCCAGAAGCTGTCGCTGCGCGCCGACCCGGTCGTGCGCAATGCGCTGGTGATCCCCGATACGCTGACGCTGTTCGAGGCGCTGGAGCGTTTTCGCGCCGCGCGCGAGGACTTCGCCATGATCGTCAACGAATATGCGCTGATCGTCGGCCTGCTGACGCTGCAGGACATCATGAACACGGTCATGGGCGAACTCGGCAGTGCGTTCCAGGAGGAGCTGATCGTCAAGCGCGACGAGGGCTCGTGGCTGATCGATGGCATCACGCCGATCGAGGACGTGATGCAGGCGCTCGACATCAATGAATTCGTCGGCCACGAGAATTACGAGACGATCGCCGGTTTCATGATGTACATGCTGCGCAAGGTGCCGAAGCGGACCGATTCGGTGAGCTATCGCGACTACAAGTTCGAGGTCGTCGACATCGACAATTACCGCATCGACCAGTTGCTGGTCACGCGCGCGCCCACGAGGGAATGACTGCTGCCCGGACGCGCATCCGCGACCCGTCAGCCGTCGGCAAGGCCGAAGCGTATTCCCTGTGCGAGCGGCAGCGCGCCCGAGTAGTTGATCGTGCAGGTCGCCCGCCGCATGTAGGCTTTCCATGCATCCGAGCCGGATTCCCGGCCGCCGCCGGTGTCCTTCTCGCCGCCGAACGCGCCGCCGATCTCGGCGCCGGACGGCCCGATATTCACGTTCGCGATGCCGCAGTCGCTGCCGGTCGCGGACAGGAAGCGTTCGGATTCCGTCAGGTCCCGCGTGAAGATCGATGACGCAAGGCCTTGCGGCACGTCGTTGTGCAGCGCGATCGCCTCGTCCAGGGTGCGATAGCGCAGGACATAGAGGATCGGCGCGAAAGTCTCCTCTTTCACGAGCGCCGTCTGTTCGGGCATCTCGACCAGCGCCGGGCGGCGATAGCACGCGCCCTCGCATCCGGGCACGCCGACCGCCTCGCCCCCCTGCACCGTGCCGCCCGATGCCCGCGCTTGGGCCAGCGTCCGGTCCATCTTCGCACCGGCCGCGGCATCGATCAGCGGCCCGACGAGCGTGGCCGGATCGAGCGGATTGCCGACCGTGACCCGTCCCCAAACGGTGCGCAGGCGCTCCAGCAGCGCGTCGGCGATCGATTCATGCACGATCAGCCGGCGCAGGCTGGTGCAGCGCTGGCCCGCGGTGCCGGCCGCGGCGAACAGAATCGCGCGTTCGGCGAGCGTCAGGTCGGCGCTCGGGCAGACGATCGCAGCGTTGTTGCCGCCCAGTTCGAGGATCGAGCGGCCGAGCCGGGCCGCGACGCGCGGCGCGAGCGCCTTGCCCATCGCGGTCGAACCGGTCGCCGAGAGGACCGTGACGCGCCGGTCGTCGGCAAGCAGGGTCGCGAGTTCATTGCCCCCGACCAGCACTTCGAGCAGGCCTTGCGGCAGCTCGTCGAATTCGCTGCGCAGCGAATCGAACAGCGCTGCGCACGCCAGCGCCGTGAGCGGGGTTCGTGGCGACGGTTTCCACACCACACTGTCGCCG
This region includes:
- a CDS encoding hemolysin family protein — translated: MSVTNQILVIALLIGISAFFSIAEISLAASRKIKLRLMVQQGNSVAERVLALQENPGHFFTVVQIGQNAVAILGGIVGESTLSPAVAQLIGVVYDGPMLESMSFVLSFVIVTSLFVLFSDLVPKRLGMTSPERVAIAVVAPMRFCVLAFAPLVWLFDGLANALFRLFKLPNVRTENITSAEIVAMVDVGAQTGALLKQERQLIVNVFELDSRTVPSAMTNRESIVYFTLNETEDSIRGKLVAQTHAKFPVCESTIDTVVGYVDSKDIFARILSGQKLSLRADPVVRNALVIPDTLTLFEALERFRAAREDFAMIVNEYALIVGLLTLQDIMNTVMGELGSAFQEELIVKRDEGSWLIDGITPIEDVMQALDINEFVGHENYETIAGFMMYMLRKVPKRTDSVSYRDYKFEVVDIDNYRIDQLLVTRAPTRE
- a CDS encoding L-piperidine-6-carboxylate dehydrogenase, whose amino-acid sequence is MDVIPLLARLGVASGELECGGLPVRSPIDAEIIARLAPHTPAHAAVALDRAQQAFFTWRDVPPPRRGEVVRQYGNLLRRHKADLGELVSIEAGKIRQEGLGEVQEMIDICDFAVGLSRQLHGLTIASERPGHRMMEQWHPAGVVGVVSAFNFPAAVWAWNAALAWVCGDSVVWKPSPRTPLTALACAALFDSLRSEFDELPQGLLEVLVGGNELATLLADDRRVTVLSATGSTAMGKALAPRVAARLGRSILELGGNNAAIVCPSADLTLAERAILFAAAGTAGQRCTSLRRLIVHESIADALLERLRTVWGRVTVGNPLDPATLVGPLIDAAAGAKMDRTLAQARASGGTVQGGEAVGVPGCEGACYRRPALVEMPEQTALVKEETFAPILYVLRYRTLDEAIALHNDVPQGLASSIFTRDLTESERFLSATGSDCGIANVNIGPSGAEIGGAFGGEKDTGGGRESGSDAWKAYMRRATCTINYSGALPLAQGIRFGLADG